One segment of Drosophila mauritiana strain mau12 chromosome 3R, ASM438214v1, whole genome shotgun sequence DNA contains the following:
- the LOC117143052 gene encoding 45 kDa calcium-binding protein: MTFVNKLSKSFRWLRCSTLCAILFYMFFIGLILHSTSQKLQQQLKEQGTSSSSSSSSSSTQADTKLAPNVGHNGAQRWPNTLQELEQQQQKHEQSMRLQPVANNLDSGNESSQRQPHSQPQKVQNASKSPNQPETVILAASNVNEKQILAKAFKRADRSRDGILSIQELGQYINRRIVEHIDEAIMNNAREFRRVDIGPADGLITWDEYHRFFLREHGMTEADIDEHDEIRHTALNRRAREDMMRDKARWSEAARTDLFTLTIDEYLSFRHPESSVSNLLELVDDLLRQFDQDGDDQLTLEEFSDLNVDDDDDLMRKSLISKTLVERREEFKRIIDKNHDCKADRGELLNYVNPKTPRYALQEAATLFSLCDENKDELLTLKEMTDHAEIFLQSKMIDTANSFHTEF; this comes from the exons ATGACTTTCGTTAACAAGCTGAGCAAAAGCTTCCGCTGGCTGCGCTGCTCGACATTGTGCgcaattttgttttatatgtTCTTCATTGGCCTGATCCTGCACAGCACCAGCCAgaagttgcagcagcagctcaagGAGCAGGGAaccagcagtagcagcagcagtagcagcagtaGCACGCAGGCAGACACaaaattggcgcccaacgtggggcatAATGGCGCCCAACGTTGGCCGAATACGCTGCAGGaactggagcagcagcaacaaaaacacgAGCAAAGCATGAGGCTCCAGCCTGTGGCAAACAATTTGGATTCGGGGAACGAGAGTAGCCAGCGTCAACCCCATTCCCAGCCgcaaaaagtgcaaaatgcCAGCAAATCCCCTAACCAGCCAGAAACAGTTATTTTAGCGGCCAGCAATGTGAATGAGAAGCAAATACTGGCAAAAGCTTTCAAACG TGCCGATCGCAGTCGAGATGGCATTCTGTCAATCCAGGAACTGGGGCAGTACATAAATCGCCGGATTGTGGAGCACATTGATGAGGCGATTATGAACAATGCCCGCGAGTTCCGCCGCGTGGATATTGGTCCTGCGGATGGTTTGATCACCTGGGACGAGTACCACCGGTTCTTCCTTAGGGAGCACGGCATGACGGAGGCAGACATCGATGAGCACGACGAGATTCGCCACACGGCGCTGAACCGCAGGGCCAGGGAGGACATGATGAGGGACAAGGCCCGGTGGTCGGAGGCAGCTCGAACCGATCTGTTTACACTGACCATCGATGAATACCTGAGTTTCCGCCATCCCGAGTCCAGTGTATCCAATCTCTTGGAGCTGGTCGATGATCTGCTGCGCCAATTCGATCAGGATGGAGACGATCAGCTAACCCTGGAGGAGTTCTCCGATCTGAATGTGGACGATGACGACGATCTGATGCGGAAATCTCTGATATCGAAGACTTTGGTGGAGCGACGCGAGGAGTTCAAGCGGATCATCGATAAGAACCACGACTGCAAGGCCGATCGGGGTGAGCTACTGAACTATGTGAACCCCAAGACTCCGCGTTATGCCCTCCAGGAGGCGGCCACCTTGTTCAGCCTGTGCGACGAGAACAAGGATGAGCTGCTGACCCTCAAAGAG ATGACTGACCATGCCGAGATATTTCTGCAATCCAAGATGATCGACACGGCGAATAGTTTTCACACAGAGTTCTAG